The DNA sequence CAGGAGCGGGAAATACAACAGGCCGAACGATTGATAGAACGGTTCAGGGCCAAATCATCAAAGGCATCGATGGCGCAATCGCTCATCAAAAAACTCGACAAGATGGAACGTATAGAAGTCGATGTCGATGACAACAGTGCGATGAAGGTTCGTTTTCCCATATCGATTGTTCCAGGTAAAGTTATCGCCGAGCTTGATGGCATATCAAAAAACTACGGTGAAAACGAAGTGCTGCGAGATATCGACCTTCTGATCGAGCGAGATAGCAAAATGGCCTTTGTTGGTCAAAATGGCCAAGGCAAGACCACCTTGGCCAAGATCATCGTGGGTGAGCTTGGCCATGATGGTAAATTGAAAATCGGCCATAATGTGCAAATCGGGTACTTCGCCCAAAACCAGGCAGAGTACCTTGATGGCGGTAAAACGGTGCTAGATACCATGGTTGATGCCGCTACAGAGGCGAATAGAAGCAAGGTGCGTGATATTTTGGGTTCTTTTCTTTTCAGCGGCGATGAGGTTGAAAAATATGTAAAAGTGCTCTCTGGTGGGGAGAAAAATCGATTGGCCTTGGCCAAATTGCTATTACAACCGTTCAATGTTCTGGTCATGGACGAACCCACCAACCATTTAGATATTCAATCAAAGACCGTTTTAAAAGAGGCCCTTAACAACTTTGAAGGTACCCTGATCTTGGTATCCCATGATCGAGATTTTCTACAAGGACTCACCAACAAGGTATATGAGTTCAAAGACAAAAAAATCAAAGAGTATCTGGGAGATATTGATTTTTACCTTGAACAGCGACAGGCACAGAATTTCAGGGAGATTGAAAGAACAGAACCCTCAAGAACAAAGAAAGATACCATCTCATCTGGTCGAGAAGGCTACGAGGCCCAAAAGAAAAAAAAGGCATTGAAGAACAAAGTGTCAAAGGTTGAAAAGAAAATCGCCGATTTAGAAAAAGAAATTGCCGGTATGGACCATGAATTGTTGATGGACTATGACAATGTTGCCGCAAATCCCCATTTTTTTGACGATTACCATGAAAAGAAGGGTAATTTAGATGCGTTGATGCTAGAATGGGAAAACCTTCAAGAAGCCTTGGAAGACTGAAAAAAGACAGTTTTTCTTACATCATCGTGATCTTCACCACAGCTTTTTGAACTTTTACAACAAAATTCGATAGGTACACCAATACAATTTATGATTTGTTGTATATTTGACTCAAATTGTAGGTAAATTCTTATAAACACATATTCAGACCATGAGGAAGCTTATACTTTTAGTCACCTTATCTGTATTTGTTTGGGGGGATATTGTTGCCATGGATGATGTTGCTTCAAGAGAGCGCGCCATTTTATTGGAACTTTATAAGAGCACCAATGGTGACAAATGGGTAGCTCCATGGAATTTAAGTGAACCGGTCTCAAATTGGAAAGGTATTGAGATCAAGAACAATCACGTCACAGGCATCAATCTATTTGCCAATAATCTTAATGGCTCTTTACCTGAGAGTATTGGTGAACTTGAATACTTAGAGCATCTTAACCTGGCGTTCAACAACATCACCGGTGTGTTGCCAAAAGATATCGTTAGGTTAGAGAACCTAAAGGTTTTGAAGTTAGAGATGAACCGAATCAAAGGGGCACTTCCCGAAGAGATAGGAAACCTTAAGAACCTTGAAGAATTCTCGATGTTCAATAACTTTTTAAGTGGCCCGATTCCTATAGGTTTTGGTGAGATGAAACGATTGAAAATCTTGAACCTATCCAGCAATAATTTGAAGGGATTGATTCCAAAATCAATAGGAGATTTGACCCAGTTGGAGGTACTAGGCCTGTTCGAGAACAATTTGGAAGGAGGTATCCCAGAAGAGATGGGCAGATTGGTAAAGCTAAAAGAACTGGTATTGGCCAACAATCAATTGGGTGGTGAAATTCCTGATGAGTTTGGGCAACTGGCAAGTTTGAAGATACTGCAGATACAGAACAACCGATTCGATTCGTTCAAGGGCCTGGAAATGATGGATAAGAACCAATTCTTGGTGTTCGATACCGATGAGCGTGACTTCAACCCGAAATTCAAGACTCTTGATTTTGATAAGACCAGAATGGCCGACACTAAATTTGAAGATGATATCGAAGAAAATGAGTAGTTAGTTATACTTTAGTTTGTTTGGTTTGGGGATGCATTGCATCCCCTTTTTTTATGGTGTTGTGATATGTTAACATTTATGAAATTTTTAACCGTATGCTGAAAGGTTAGACAATAGCTTTGCAAACAGCTAATCGACCTCATTCATGCGTAAAGTCATTATATCGGTACTCGCCGGAGTTGTCATTATCGGTGCTTCAATCTTTGGGGCCCGTTTCATCGCGAATAGCAAAAAAGACAGAAGGCCCAAGCCGCAAAAGGTCGTGAAGACCGTTTTTGTCGATACGGTTAAAAATGGGCTGGTTCCAATCATTGTTCCGGCCAATGGCAATTTGATGGCCAAAAGAAGGGTCGAACTGTACGCAGAGGTACAAGGGGTTTTCAGACCGGGCAGTAAATTGTTCAAAACAGGCCAAAAATATCGGGCCGGTGAGATTTTGATTCGAATAGATGCCTCTGAATATTATGCAAGCGTGCAATCGGCAAAAAGCAATCTTTATAATCTGATCACTTCAATAATGCCGGATCTGCAATTAGATTACCCCGAACACTTCGGCAAATGGCAAACCTATTTGGCCAATTTTGATTTGTCGAAATCGACGCCCCAACTTCCTGAGATTTCTTCTGAAAAGGAAAAATACTTCATCACCGGTCGAGGCATATTCACAAGTTATTACAATGTGAAGAATTTAGAACAGCGATTGTCGAAATATACCATTTATGCCCCTTTTGAGGGTGTTCTGGCCGAAGCTCTGGTGACAGAGGGTACATTGGTGAGGGCTGGACAGAAATTGGGAGAGTTCATCAATACCGGGGTATATGAACTTCAGGTCGCCGTTAGCAAAACGTATGGTGACTTTCTTAGAGTAGGTGAGCAGGTGACCTTGCACAATTTGGAGAAGACCCAAAAATATATTGGTGAAGTGGCCCGTATCAATGGTAGGGTCGATCAAGCCTCGCAGACCATCACCGTGTTCATCGAAGTCAAAGGCGAGCAATTGAAAGAAGGACAATATCTTGAGGCCAATTTAAATGCCAAACAAGAAGAGAACGCCGTTGAGATCAGTCGCTCATTGCTACTTGAGAATAACCAGGTTTTCGTGGTAAGAGATTCGATTTTGGATGTAATCGATGTCTCGCCCGTTTATTTTGGAGAAAAGACCGTGGTCGTAAAAGATATTCCTGATAACACTCCCATAATAGCCAGGCCAGTGACCGGTGCCTATGCGGGTATGTTGGTCAGCGTATTTGATGAGAGCGCCCAAACCGCATCTGAATGAGAAAGGTCATTGAATATTTTATCAAGTACCATGTAGCGGTAAACGCCATTATCGTGGCATTTTTTATTTTCGGCATCGTTGGGGCACTATCGCTTAAATCTTCCTTTTTTCCACTTACGGAATCAAAAAACATATTGATCAGTATTACCTACCCCGGGGCATCGCCCCAAGAGGTTGAAGAAGGCATCGTACTAAAAATAGAAGACAATTTGAAAGGACTTCAAGGTGTTGATAGGGTGACTTCGACTTCTAGGGAAAACTCAGGATCTATCAATGTTGAGATTGAGAAAGGCAGGGATATCGATTTCATGTTGCTTGAAGTAAAGAATGCTGTTGATAGAGTCCCCACATTTCCAACGGGCATGGAACCCTTGGTGGTTTCAAAGCTGGAAGCGGTACGTCAGACCATCAGTTTTGCCATTAGCGGAGAAAACCTGCCCTTGGTCACATTAAAACAGATTGGGAGACAAATCGAAAATGATTTGCGTGCCATCGAAGGTATTTCACAGATTGAAATATCTGGTTATCCTGAAGAGGAAATAGAGATTGCCGTTGATGAAAACAGTTTGTTGGCCTACAACATTTCGTTCAATGAAGTAGCGCTGGCAGTCGGCAATGCCAATATTTTGGTGACGGGCG is a window from the Muricauda sp. SCSIO 65647 genome containing:
- a CDS encoding ABC-F family ATP-binding cassette domain-containing protein, which codes for MLNVHDLSISFGGEYLFEEIGFRLNAGDAVGLIGKNGAGKSTLLKLLAGEVAPDSGTIATNKEVKIGFLEQDIDFEQGKTVLEESYQAFAEIKMLEVRLDEVNHQLAERDDYESGAYHQLIVDLNELTHRYELVGGYHYQGQTEKVLLGLGFKKDDFDKLTNTFSGGWRMRIELAKLLLQNNDVLLLDEPTNHLDIESIIWLEQFLKEYTGAVVIVSHDKMFLDNVTNRTIEISLGKIYDYSKPYSKFLQLRAEIREQQLNAQKNQEREIQQAERLIERFRAKSSKASMAQSLIKKLDKMERIEVDVDDNSAMKVRFPISIVPGKVIAELDGISKNYGENEVLRDIDLLIERDSKMAFVGQNGQGKTTLAKIIVGELGHDGKLKIGHNVQIGYFAQNQAEYLDGGKTVLDTMVDAATEANRSKVRDILGSFLFSGDEVEKYVKVLSGGEKNRLALAKLLLQPFNVLVMDEPTNHLDIQSKTVLKEALNNFEGTLILVSHDRDFLQGLTNKVYEFKDKKIKEYLGDIDFYLEQRQAQNFREIERTEPSRTKKDTISSGREGYEAQKKKKALKNKVSKVEKKIADLEKEIAGMDHELLMDYDNVAANPHFFDDYHEKKGNLDALMLEWENLQEALED
- a CDS encoding efflux RND transporter periplasmic adaptor subunit — encoded protein: MRKVIISVLAGVVIIGASIFGARFIANSKKDRRPKPQKVVKTVFVDTVKNGLVPIIVPANGNLMAKRRVELYAEVQGVFRPGSKLFKTGQKYRAGEILIRIDASEYYASVQSAKSNLYNLITSIMPDLQLDYPEHFGKWQTYLANFDLSKSTPQLPEISSEKEKYFITGRGIFTSYYNVKNLEQRLSKYTIYAPFEGVLAEALVTEGTLVRAGQKLGEFINTGVYELQVAVSKTYGDFLRVGEQVTLHNLEKTQKYIGEVARINGRVDQASQTITVFIEVKGEQLKEGQYLEANLNAKQEENAVEISRSLLLENNQVFVVRDSILDVIDVSPVYFGEKTVVVKDIPDNTPIIARPVTGAYAGMLVSVFDESAQTASE